A DNA window from Pogona vitticeps strain Pit_001003342236 chromosome 2, PviZW2.1, whole genome shotgun sequence contains the following coding sequences:
- the LOC110091637 gene encoding uncharacterized protein LOC110091637 isoform X2, translating to MIGVILLWVLTGMAASFTNSRANSEVMAVVHQTALLPLSFQPPSSFWAFIRIKWERMATNGSVPILVCLIDRCKSSGVTHQWWERECLSDKEVAGGYQERADIFRNGTLIIQQVELKDAGIYLATILATGVEHETTVNLTVTEATLASSKADSQVMAVVHQTALLPLSFQPPSSSWTFISIKWERMIASGSVPILVYLIDRCNTSGVTHQWWERECLRHKEVANGYQKRADIFRNGTLIIQQVELKDAGIYLATILATGVEHETTVNLTVTGAQCPFVIELE from the exons GCATGGCAGCATCTTTCACCAACTCTAGAGCCAACAGCGAGGTAATGGCTGTTGTCCACCAGACGGCTCTGCTGCCCCTTTCCTTTCAGCCACCGAGCTCCTTCTGGGCATTCATTCGCATCAAATGGGAACGGATGGCCACCAATGGGAGTGTCCCCATCCTCGTCTGCCTGATAGACCGTTGCAAATCAAGCGGAGTCACTCACCAGTGGTGGGAAAGAGAATGCCTGAGTGACAAAGAAGTGGCCGGTGGATATCAGGAGCGAGCAGACATCTTCAGGAACGGGACACTGATCATTCAACAGGTGGAGCTAAAGGATGCTGGGATATACCTGGCGACAATACTGGCCACAGGTGTCGAACATGAAACAACAGTAAATCTTACGGTAACGGAAg CAACTCTGGCCAGTTCCAAAGCCGACAGCCAGGTAATGGCTGTTGTCCACCAGACGGCTCTGCTGCCCCTTTCCTTTCAGCCTCCAAGCTCTTCCTGGACGTTCATTAGCATCAAATGGGAACGGATGATCGCCAGTGGGAGTGTCCCCATCCTCGTCTACCTGATAGACCGTTGCAATACAAGCGGAGTCACTCACCAGTGGTGGGAAAGAGAATGCCTGAGGCACAAAGAAGTGGCCAATGGATATCAGAAGCGAGCAGACATCTTCAGGAACGGGACACTGATCATTCAACAGGTGGAGCTAAAGGATGCTGGGATATACCTGGCGACAATACTGGCCACAGGTGTCGAACATGAAACAACAGTAAATCTTACGGTAACAGGAG
- the LOC110091637 gene encoding uncharacterized protein LOC110091637 isoform X1, with the protein MIGVILLWVLTGMAASFTNSRANSEVMAVVHQTALLPLSFQPPSSFWAFIRIKWERMATNGSVPILVCLIDRCKSSGVTHQWWERECLSDKEVAGGYQERADIFRNGTLIIQQVELKDAGIYLATILATGVEHETTVNLTVTEATLASSKADSQVMAVVHQTALLPLSFQPPSSSWTFISIKWERMIASGSVPILVYLIDRCNTSGVTHQWWERECLRHKEVANGYQKRADIFRNGTLIIQQVELKDAGIYLATILATGVEHETTVNLTVTGGAEALWKLNTENTIRMVLACLTLCFLGLLVMEHVYTSSNLITQRSKIMDEINL; encoded by the exons GCATGGCAGCATCTTTCACCAACTCTAGAGCCAACAGCGAGGTAATGGCTGTTGTCCACCAGACGGCTCTGCTGCCCCTTTCCTTTCAGCCACCGAGCTCCTTCTGGGCATTCATTCGCATCAAATGGGAACGGATGGCCACCAATGGGAGTGTCCCCATCCTCGTCTGCCTGATAGACCGTTGCAAATCAAGCGGAGTCACTCACCAGTGGTGGGAAAGAGAATGCCTGAGTGACAAAGAAGTGGCCGGTGGATATCAGGAGCGAGCAGACATCTTCAGGAACGGGACACTGATCATTCAACAGGTGGAGCTAAAGGATGCTGGGATATACCTGGCGACAATACTGGCCACAGGTGTCGAACATGAAACAACAGTAAATCTTACGGTAACGGAAg CAACTCTGGCCAGTTCCAAAGCCGACAGCCAGGTAATGGCTGTTGTCCACCAGACGGCTCTGCTGCCCCTTTCCTTTCAGCCTCCAAGCTCTTCCTGGACGTTCATTAGCATCAAATGGGAACGGATGATCGCCAGTGGGAGTGTCCCCATCCTCGTCTACCTGATAGACCGTTGCAATACAAGCGGAGTCACTCACCAGTGGTGGGAAAGAGAATGCCTGAGGCACAAAGAAGTGGCCAATGGATATCAGAAGCGAGCAGACATCTTCAGGAACGGGACACTGATCATTCAACAGGTGGAGCTAAAGGATGCTGGGATATACCTGGCGACAATACTGGCCACAGGTGTCGAACATGAAACAACAGTAAATCTTACGGTAACAGGAG GTGCAGAAGCTTTGTGGAAACTCAACACCGAGAACACAATCCGAATGGTCTTGGCTTGCTTGACTCTGTGCTTTCTTGGGCTGCTGGTCATGGAG CATGTTTACACTTCAAGCAACCTCATTACCCAAAGAAGCAAGATTATGGATGAGATTAACTTGTGA